One region of Streptomyces sp. CG4 genomic DNA includes:
- a CDS encoding lysophospholipase, whose translation MPHVHEHTLDGTRGPVAVREWPHPAPRYIALVVHGYGEHAGRYDELAAVLTGHGAAVYGPDHIGHGRSGGERVVIEDFEDVVTDVHAVAELARSAHPGLPLVVVGHSMGGLISARYAQRYGAELSALILSGPVIGAWELPERLLALPEIPDTPVSPAALSRDPAVGAAYAADPLVWHGPMKRPTLEAFARTLETVARGGDVGALPLLWLHGDDDRLVPLPGSRTGVERLAGGRPTERIFAGARHEVFHETDKKEAFAEVIRFLDRTLPR comes from the coding sequence ATGCCCCACGTCCACGAGCACACCCTCGACGGCACCCGCGGCCCGGTCGCCGTACGCGAGTGGCCGCACCCGGCACCGAGATACATCGCCCTGGTCGTGCACGGCTACGGCGAGCACGCGGGCCGGTACGACGAGCTGGCCGCCGTCCTGACCGGGCACGGCGCGGCCGTGTACGGGCCGGACCACATCGGGCACGGCAGGTCGGGCGGGGAGCGGGTGGTGATCGAGGACTTCGAGGACGTGGTCACCGACGTCCACGCCGTGGCGGAGCTGGCCCGGTCCGCGCACCCCGGCCTGCCCCTGGTCGTGGTCGGGCACTCGATGGGCGGACTGATCTCGGCCCGCTACGCCCAGCGGTACGGCGCCGAACTGAGCGCGCTGATCCTGTCCGGGCCGGTGATCGGCGCCTGGGAGCTGCCGGAGCGGCTGCTGGCCCTTCCGGAGATCCCGGACACCCCGGTCAGCCCGGCCGCGCTCTCCCGGGACCCGGCCGTCGGCGCCGCCTACGCCGCCGATCCGCTGGTGTGGCACGGGCCGATGAAGCGGCCGACGCTGGAGGCGTTCGCGCGGACCCTGGAGACCGTCGCCCGGGGCGGTGACGTGGGCGCGCTGCCGCTGCTGTGGCTGCACGGGGACGACGACCGGCTGGTGCCGCTGCCCGGGAGCCGGACCGGCGTGGAGCGGCTCGCGGGCGGCCGGCCGACCGAGCGGATCTTCGCCGGGGCGCGGCACGAGGTGTTCCACGAGACGGACAAGAAGGAGGCGTTCGCGGAGGTGATCCGCTTCCTGGACCGTACGCTGCCCCGCTGA
- a CDS encoding acetyl-CoA C-acyltransferase encodes MRPVHFAAARRTPIGKLRGALSAVRPDDLAAGVIRRLVAEVPGLDPARIDDVYWGAANQAGEDNRNVARMAALLAGLPESVPGATVNRLCASGLEAVTTAARAVAAGEADIVIAGGSESMSRAPFVLPRPDEALPQRIETHDTRLGWRLVNPAMRELHGLLSMGETAEEVAERYGISRERQDEFALRSHRLAAAARKNGHFDDELLPVERPDGITVEQDECVREDTSLEKLSRLKPVFRPGGTVTAGNASPMNDGAAGLLLVSEEALNELGLESLGRYVAGASAGVHPDVMGIGPVPATRKALARAGWDVADLQEAEFNEAFAVQALACVDQLGIDPDLVNPTGGAIALGHPLGCSGARILTTLLHRMRRTGAERGLATMCVGVGQGSAVLVERH; translated from the coding sequence GTGCGTCCCGTCCACTTCGCGGCCGCCCGCCGCACCCCCATCGGCAAACTGCGCGGAGCCCTGTCCGCCGTCCGCCCCGACGACCTGGCGGCCGGCGTGATCCGCCGGCTGGTGGCCGAGGTGCCCGGCCTCGACCCGGCCCGGATCGACGACGTCTACTGGGGCGCGGCCAACCAGGCCGGCGAGGACAACCGCAACGTCGCCCGGATGGCCGCCCTGCTCGCCGGCCTGCCCGAGTCCGTGCCCGGCGCCACCGTCAACCGGCTGTGCGCCTCCGGCCTCGAAGCGGTCACCACCGCCGCCCGCGCCGTCGCCGCCGGGGAGGCCGACATCGTGATCGCGGGCGGCTCCGAGTCCATGAGCCGCGCCCCCTTCGTGCTGCCCCGCCCCGACGAGGCCCTGCCCCAGCGCATCGAGACCCATGACACCCGGCTCGGCTGGCGCCTGGTCAACCCGGCGATGCGGGAGCTGCACGGCCTGCTGTCCATGGGCGAGACCGCCGAGGAGGTGGCCGAACGGTACGGCATCTCCCGGGAACGGCAGGACGAGTTCGCGCTGCGCAGCCACCGACTCGCCGCCGCCGCGCGCAAGAACGGGCACTTCGACGACGAGCTCCTGCCCGTGGAGCGCCCGGACGGCATCACCGTCGAGCAGGACGAGTGCGTCCGTGAGGACACCTCGCTGGAGAAGCTGTCGCGGTTGAAGCCGGTCTTCCGGCCGGGGGGTACGGTCACGGCCGGCAACGCCTCGCCGATGAACGACGGCGCGGCCGGACTGCTGCTGGTCAGCGAGGAGGCCCTGAACGAGCTGGGCCTGGAGTCCCTGGGCCGCTATGTCGCCGGCGCCTCCGCCGGGGTGCACCCCGACGTGATGGGCATCGGGCCGGTCCCCGCCACCCGCAAGGCGCTGGCCCGGGCCGGCTGGGACGTCGCCGACCTGCAGGAGGCCGAGTTCAACGAGGCGTTCGCCGTGCAGGCGCTCGCCTGCGTCGATCAGCTCGGCATCGACCCCGACCTGGTCAACCCGACCGGCGGTGCCATCGCCCTCGGCCACCCCCTCGGCTGCTCCGGCGCCCGCATCCTGACGACCCTGCTGCACCGGATGCGGCGCACGGGCGCGGAGCGGGGGCTGGCGACCATGTGCGTGGGGGTGGGGCAGGGGAGCGCGGTGCTGGTGGAGAGGCACTGA
- a CDS encoding SAM-dependent methyltransferase, whose product MTGTEPAAVPIDTTRPHPARVYDWFLGGKDNYPVDEELGRQIMAIDEGAARAARANRAFMRRATRALAENGVHQFLDIGTGIPTEPNLHQIAQSVAPDARVVYVDNDPIVLAHASALLRGTPEGVTEYVQADARDPRAILEQAARVLDFGRPVALSLIALLHFVADEDGAHAVVSTLLDALAPGSCLVLSTMTADFERENVERGIAAYAAGGVTLVARSRDEAAAFFTGLGLLEPGVVSVTDWRPDEAPDGAGPVSLYGAVGRKPSQP is encoded by the coding sequence GTGACGGGGACCGAGCCTGCCGCAGTGCCCATCGACACCACCCGGCCGCATCCGGCCCGGGTGTACGACTGGTTCCTCGGCGGCAAGGACAACTACCCGGTCGACGAGGAGCTGGGCCGCCAGATCATGGCGATCGACGAGGGCGCCGCCCGGGCCGCGCGCGCCAACCGCGCGTTCATGCGGCGCGCCACCCGCGCCCTGGCCGAGAACGGCGTCCACCAGTTCCTCGACATCGGCACCGGCATACCGACCGAGCCCAATCTGCACCAGATCGCCCAGTCGGTGGCCCCGGACGCCCGGGTGGTGTACGTCGACAACGACCCGATCGTGCTGGCCCATGCGAGCGCGCTGCTGCGCGGCACTCCGGAGGGGGTGACGGAGTACGTCCAGGCCGACGCCCGCGATCCGCGCGCCATCCTCGAACAGGCCGCCCGTGTCCTGGACTTCGGCCGTCCGGTGGCCCTGTCCCTGATCGCGCTGCTGCACTTCGTCGCCGACGAGGACGGTGCCCACGCGGTGGTGTCCACGCTCCTGGACGCGCTGGCGCCGGGCAGCTGCCTGGTGCTGTCGACGATGACGGCCGACTTCGAACGGGAGAACGTCGAGAGGGGCATCGCGGCGTACGCGGCGGGCGGCGTGACCCTGGTCGCCCGCTCCCGGGACGAGGCGGCCGCCTTCTTCACGGGTCTCGGCCTGCTGGAGCCGGGCGTCGTATCGGTCACCGACTGGCGCCCCGACGAGGCCCCGGACGGCGCGGGACCCGTCTCGCTGTACGGCGCGGTGGGCCGCAAGCCCTCACAGCCCTGA